Genomic DNA from Acuticoccus sp. MNP-M23:
GCCGTCGCGGTGCTCGACGCACTGGCCGAGCAGGTTCCCGCCATCGTCAAGCTGATCGACCCGGTGCGCACGGCCGTTGCCGGCGACGGCGAGGTCGCGCCGCTGGCAGACAATGCGCGCGCCGGCATGGCAGAGGCGCTCTACAGCCTTGGCCGCGGGATCGGCAGCAACGATACCACGCTGTCTGCATCGCTCCTCCAGCTCTCGCTTTACCTGCGGCCCGAAGCCGATTTCCCGGCCATGGCGCTGGGCGGGATTCTGGAAGGGATGCGCCAGCACGAGGCCGCCATCCTCGTTTACAGCAGCATCCCGCAGGATACGCCGCTCTACCGCGAAGCGCAGGTGCAGGAAGCGCTGAACCTCAACGTGCTCGAGCGGCACGAGGAGGCGATTGCCGCCCTCAAGTCGCTGCTGGCCAACGATCCGTCCGACGTGCAGGTCGCCCTCGCACTCGGCAACGTCTACCGCCAACTGGAAGACTTCAAACAGGCGGGAGAAATCTACACTGCGTCCATCGACAATCTCGGCACCGTCCCCGAAGAATACTGGACGCTGTATTATTATCGCGGCATCGCCAACGAGCGCACTGACAACTGGAAGGGCGCCGAGGCCGACTTCCGCAAGGCGCTGGAACTTTCGCCCGAGCATCCGCTGGTGCTCAACTACCTCGGATATTCCTATATCGACCGTGGCGAAAACCTGGATGAAGCGGTCTCCATGGTCCAGCGCGCGGTGAAGCAGCAGCCGGACGATGGCTACATCGTCGACAGCCTTGGCTGGGCGTACTACCGCCTCGGCCGGTACGAGGACGCGGTGGAGCAGCTGGAGCGCGCCGTGTCCCTGCGTGCCGGCGATCCCGTCATCAACGACCATCTGGGCGACGCCTACTGGAAGGTCGGCCGCAAGCTCGAAGCCATGTTCCAGTGGAACCACGCCCGCGACAGCGACCCCGAGCCGGACGATCTTCAACGGATCCTGACCAAACTCGCCGTCGGCCTGGATGCCGCGGACGCGGCACCGCACAAGGCCACCGCCGTGGCCGAGGATACCGGCGCCGAACCAGAACCCGCCACCGCACAGTAGAGGCGGCGGGCGGGCATGAATCCGGGCGCTGGCGCCGCGTCCGTCACGGTGACGGCGCGGGCGAAAATCAATCTCGCACTGCACGTCATCGGGCAGCGCGGCGACGGCTATCACCTCCTGGACAGTCTCGTTGCCTTCGCCAGCCTCGGCGCGGCGGCGGGCAGCGACGCCGCGCCGCCCCTCACGGGCGACCGGCTGACGATCACCTTCGGCACTGCTGACGGGCCGCCGCGCCTGACGGTGGACGGCCCTTTTGCCGGTGCCGTGCCCGCGGGGTCCGGCAACAGCGTGCTGGCTGCGGCCGCGGTTGCCGCTGGGATCAGCGCCATCCATCTCACCAAGGCACTGCCGGTTGCAGCGGGCATCGGCGGCGGTTCGGCCGATGCCGCGGCCGTGCTTCAGGCAGTGGCAAACCACCGCGGCATTCCCCGCGACCGGCTGAACGGCGTTGCCCTCTCTCTGGGCGCGGACGTCCCCGTATGCTTGCGCGGCGAGCCTGCGCGGATGCAGGGCATCGGCGAAACGCTGACGCCCCTTGCGCTGCCCTCGCTCCCCTGCGTTCTCGTCAACCCCGGCATCTCCGTCTCGACGCCGGATGTGTTCCGCGCGCTGACATCGAAAGCCAACCCGGCTCTTCCGGCAGGAGCGCCCCCCGCGGGCGCCGAAGCCCTTGCCGCATTTCTCGCCCGGCAGCGCAACGATCTGGAGGCCCCGGCCATCGCCCTTGCGCCCGAGATCGGCGCTGCGCTGGATGTGCTGAGGCGCCAGGCGGGATGCACACTTGCCCGAATGTCAGGCTCCGGGGGCACCATCTTCGGCCTGTTTGCCGACGACGATGCGCGCACCGAAGCAGTCGCCGCGCTCCGTGCCCACGCGGCAAAGCACGTATTGCCCTGGTGGATAGAGCCGGCGCGCCTTGAAGGCTCGGACGGCGCACCGCACCCATGAGCGCCGCAGCGCGGGCTCAGACCGAGCCGTCGACCCCGGCGTCCCGCAGGAGCTGCCGCGCCTCATCGGCCCGGCCTTCCTCCACCAGCATCCGCCGCGGCAGAACGCCGAGCGACCCCTCGACCATGCTCATATGCTGGTCCAGCACCACGTGTCCGATCCTGGCATCGGACAGCAAAGCCTCCACAAACGAGATCAAAACCATGTCGTTGGTCCGCAAAAGCTCTTCCAAAACACAACTCCGGTTGAATTTTTTTGGCTGAAACGCTGGGAATTCGGTGCATCTGGCGTGTATGTGACCGACGCGGCGTTCGGCCCGCTTGCCGCAGCGCGAGGCCCGGCATAATGTCCCCCACCATGGCGGACCCCGAAGGACTATTCTTGTGACGGCGCAACTGAGTGCAGCGCCCCCACCCGCGGGCGATATCGACCGCCTGATCGCAAGCGTGGCCGATCGCATGGCGAAGGTCAACGCGCTGATCGTCTCCCATGCCGGTTCGGACGTGGCGATGATCCCGGAAATTGCAGACCATCTGGTCTCCTCCGGCGGCAAGCGAATCCGGCCGATGCTCACCCTCGCGACGGCGGCAATGTTTGGCTATTCCGGCGAGGGCGACGTGAAGCTCGCCACTGCGGTGGAGTACATGCACA
This window encodes:
- a CDS encoding tetratricopeptide repeat protein, with product MASSGAVELAPAAQDETLIVQKDLASLSGFYLAARQAGISKDLSAAAGFYASALQADPDNAELLDRSVLLNIASGNIAKAAELAEPLLEIEPDDQLALLASGVASFRAGDTEAALAHTQALRDLGGPLQALVGSLLQAWTIAGDGRPAEAIKLLDDLEGPIWIDPFKKIHAGLIADQFNLYEISEDRLRLAYEQDATDVRLVEAYARTLARAGKTDRAVAVLDALAEQVPAIVKLIDPVRTAVAGDGEVAPLADNARAGMAEALYSLGRGIGSNDTTLSASLLQLSLYLRPEADFPAMALGGILEGMRQHEAAILVYSSIPQDTPLYREAQVQEALNLNVLERHEEAIAALKSLLANDPSDVQVALALGNVYRQLEDFKQAGEIYTASIDNLGTVPEEYWTLYYYRGIANERTDNWKGAEADFRKALELSPEHPLVLNYLGYSYIDRGENLDEAVSMVQRAVKQQPDDGYIVDSLGWAYYRLGRYEDAVEQLERAVSLRAGDPVINDHLGDAYWKVGRKLEAMFQWNHARDSDPEPDDLQRILTKLAVGLDAADAAPHKATAVAEDTGAEPEPATAQ
- a CDS encoding DUF2007 domain-containing protein, whose translation is MEELLRTNDMVLISFVEALLSDARIGHVVLDQHMSMVEGSLGVLPRRMLVEEGRADEARQLLRDAGVDGSV
- a CDS encoding 4-(cytidine 5'-diphospho)-2-C-methyl-D-erythritol kinase, with protein sequence MNPGAGAASVTVTARAKINLALHVIGQRGDGYHLLDSLVAFASLGAAAGSDAAPPLTGDRLTITFGTADGPPRLTVDGPFAGAVPAGSGNSVLAAAAVAAGISAIHLTKALPVAAGIGGGSADAAAVLQAVANHRGIPRDRLNGVALSLGADVPVCLRGEPARMQGIGETLTPLALPSLPCVLVNPGISVSTPDVFRALTSKANPALPAGAPPAGAEALAAFLARQRNDLEAPAIALAPEIGAALDVLRRQAGCTLARMSGSGGTIFGLFADDDARTEAVAALRAHAAKHVLPWWIEPARLEGSDGAPHP